A portion of the Petrotoga sp. 9PW.55.5.1 genome contains these proteins:
- the gap gene encoding type I glyceraldehyde-3-phosphate dehydrogenase, which translates to MAVKVGINGFGRIGRLVFRQLVENSNFDVVGINDLTDPETLGVLLRYDSVHGKFKGTVEVTENGLIVNGKEIKIYAEKDPANLPWKDLGAELIIESTGVFRNKEKASAHLKAGAKKVIITAPAKGAVDATIVMGVNDDILTPDMEVISNASCTTNSIAPIIKVLNDNLKIKRGLLTTVHSYTNDQRVLDLPHSDLRRARAAAVNIIPTTTGAAKAVGLVIPELKGKLDGMALRVPTPDGSISDLTVEVEKETTIEEVNKMVKEFVENELQGLFGYNEDPIVSSDVIGSKYAGIFDATLTNVIDGNLVKVCAWYDNENGYSTMVVKLAEKLAKML; encoded by the coding sequence ATGGCAGTAAAAGTTGGGATTAACGGTTTTGGAAGGATAGGTAGATTAGTTTTTAGACAATTGGTAGAGAACTCAAACTTCGATGTTGTTGGAATAAATGACCTTACTGATCCAGAAACCTTAGGTGTTTTATTGAGATATGATTCTGTACATGGAAAATTCAAAGGTACAGTAGAAGTTACTGAAAACGGTCTTATAGTAAACGGTAAAGAAATCAAGATTTATGCTGAAAAAGATCCTGCAAATCTTCCATGGAAAGATTTAGGTGCAGAATTAATTATCGAGTCTACCGGTGTTTTTAGAAATAAAGAGAAGGCTTCTGCTCATTTAAAAGCAGGTGCTAAGAAGGTAATAATAACCGCTCCCGCTAAAGGTGCAGTTGATGCTACAATTGTTATGGGAGTAAACGACGATATTTTAACGCCTGATATGGAAGTTATTTCAAACGCTTCATGTACAACTAACTCTATTGCACCAATTATCAAAGTTTTAAACGATAACTTAAAGATTAAAAGAGGTTTATTGACAACAGTTCACTCTTATACAAATGATCAAAGAGTATTAGATTTACCACACAGTGATTTGAGAAGGGCTCGTGCAGCAGCTGTTAATATTATTCCAACAACAACTGGGGCAGCAAAAGCTGTTGGTTTGGTAATTCCTGAACTAAAAGGGAAATTAGACGGCATGGCACTAAGAGTTCCAACTCCAGATGGGTCTATAAGTGATTTGACGGTTGAAGTAGAAAAAGAAACAACTATTGAAGAAGTGAATAAGATGGTAAAAGAGTTTGTGGAAAATGAGCTACAAGGTCTATTTGGATACAACGAAGATCCTATAGTATCATCAGATGTAATTGGTAGTAAATATGCAGGAATATTTGATGCTACTTTAACAAATGTTATCGATGGTAACTTAGTAAAGGTTTGTGCTTGGTACGACAACGAAAATGGATACTCAACTATGGTTGTTAAATTAGCTGAAAAGTTAGCTAAGATGTTATAA
- a CDS encoding YbaB/EbfC family nucleoid-associated protein: MAKKMKSLGGRSLSKKSGSKNNMSKMLEEAQKAQILMEEEMNKLDEELSNVEVEATSGGGFVKVIATGDMRIKDIQISQELEDEDMDTLKDLIIAATNEAIQKAVELKEEKTNEISQKYLGTLPNFGA, translated from the coding sequence ATGGCAAAAAAGATGAAAAGTTTGGGAGGAAGATCTCTTTCAAAAAAATCAGGAAGTAAGAACAATATGAGTAAGATGCTTGAAGAAGCTCAGAAGGCACAAATTTTGATGGAAGAAGAAATGAACAAATTAGATGAAGAATTATCTAATGTTGAAGTGGAAGCTACATCTGGAGGTGGTTTTGTTAAAGTTATAGCCACTGGAGATATGAGAATAAAAGATATACAAATTTCTCAAGAGCTTGAAGATGAGGACATGGATACATTGAAAGATTTGATAATAGCAGCTACAAATGAAGCTATACAAAAGGCTGTTGAACTTAAAGAAGAAAAAACTAATGAGATTTCTCAAAAGTATCTAGGTACATTACCAAATTTTGGAGCTTGA
- a CDS encoding basic amino acid ABC transporter substrate-binding protein: MVKKVFLVFLMLVFSLLSVFSVTYVVGTEASFPPFEYVENGKFVGFDMDLIREIGKLYGFDVEIRDISFDSLIPSLMTGNIDIIVAGMTITEEREKVVDFTIPYFSADQSILVRKGEGKNISVLFEKRKIGVQTGTTGDLWVTENLVDKGFLPKGNLTRYDTFNFAVRDLINKNIDAIVLDNPVAQRFTKTDPVEIVGIIKTNENYGMAVAPGNEELLNMLNEGIRQLQENGKIDDLIQKYFE, from the coding sequence ATGGTTAAAAAAGTTTTTTTAGTTTTTTTAATGTTAGTTTTTTCTTTACTGAGTGTGTTTTCTGTTACTTATGTAGTTGGAACAGAAGCTTCCTTCCCCCCTTTTGAATACGTTGAAAATGGCAAATTCGTTGGTTTTGATATGGATTTAATAAGAGAGATAGGTAAGCTTTACGGGTTTGATGTTGAAATTAGAGATATCAGTTTTGACTCCCTTATACCATCTTTGATGACAGGAAACATTGACATTATAGTAGCAGGAATGACGATAACTGAGGAGAGAGAAAAGGTTGTAGATTTTACAATTCCATATTTTAGTGCAGATCAAAGTATATTAGTAAGAAAAGGAGAAGGGAAAAATATTTCAGTATTGTTTGAAAAAAGAAAGATAGGAGTTCAAACTGGGACTACCGGAGACCTCTGGGTAACAGAGAATCTTGTTGATAAAGGTTTTTTACCCAAAGGGAACTTAACAAGATACGATACCTTCAACTTTGCAGTAAGAGATCTCATCAATAAAAATATAGACGCTATAGTTTTAGATAACCCTGTTGCTCAAAGATTCACAAAAACAGACCCTGTAGAAATAGTAGGAATTATAAAAACAAACGAAAATTACGGAATGGCTGTTGCACCGGGAAATGAAGAGTTGCTAAATATGTTAAACGAAGGGATAAGGCAGTTACAAGAAAATGGAAAAATTGATGATCTAATTCAAAAATACTTCGAATAA
- a CDS encoding amino acid ABC transporter permease, with amino-acid sequence MSELKVIINSFPFLLQGLLVTVELTVFSLILGFIVGVAISFGQLYGNKILQFILLVYERIFRSIPLLVILFLIFYGLPSLGIRLDPFVASVIGLGLRSSAYQSQIFRGAISSIPKGQVDAAYSLGMNNIQTFFYIIFPQAIRIALSGWTNEAAVVLKDTSLAYALGVVELLRQGTYIIAVTNRPLIVYLICGIIYFVLTFSLSRGLGALERRLSIPGYEVRKI; translated from the coding sequence ATGAGTGAATTAAAAGTAATTATAAACTCTTTTCCTTTTTTGTTACAAGGGCTCCTTGTGACAGTCGAACTAACTGTTTTCAGTTTAATATTAGGTTTTATTGTAGGAGTGGCTATTTCTTTTGGTCAGTTGTATGGAAACAAAATTTTACAATTTATTTTGTTAGTATATGAAAGAATCTTTAGGAGTATACCTTTATTGGTTATTCTTTTTTTGATATTTTATGGATTACCTTCTTTAGGAATAAGATTGGATCCTTTTGTCGCATCTGTAATAGGATTAGGATTGAGGAGTTCCGCTTATCAATCTCAGATTTTTAGAGGGGCAATATCTTCTATTCCAAAAGGGCAGGTCGATGCTGCATACTCTCTTGGAATGAATAATATTCAAACTTTTTTTTACATAATTTTCCCACAAGCAATTAGAATAGCATTATCTGGATGGACTAATGAAGCCGCTGTTGTTTTAAAGGATACTTCTTTGGCATACGCTTTGGGTGTTGTAGAACTTTTAAGACAAGGTACTTATATAATTGCTGTAACAAACAGACCCTTGATTGTTTATTTGATTTGTGGAATAATATATTTTGTTTTAACCTTCAGTTTGAGTCGAGGTTTAGGTGCTTTAGAACGGAGATTATCTATCCCAGGATACGAAGTGAGGAAAATATAA
- a CDS encoding amino acid ABC transporter ATP-binding protein produces the protein MKNENKIILKVEDLHKSFNTTEVLKGISFDVKKGETIVIIGPSGTGKSTLLMCINRLVEPNSGKVYLEDQEITSSKNVHLIRQEIGFVFQHFNLFEHLTVLENVKIGLIKVKKIPKNKATEIALQELERVGLKDKAELYPAQLSGGQKQRVAIARSLAMNPKLMLFDEPTSALDPELIGEVLNVMIDLAKSGMTMVCVTHEMGFARAVADEIIFMEKGVIVEKGSPEMMFKNPQKERTKSFLNKLSQLYGEEEKK, from the coding sequence ATGAAAAACGAGAATAAGATAATACTAAAAGTTGAAGACCTTCATAAAAGTTTTAATACTACTGAGGTGCTAAAAGGAATTAGTTTTGATGTAAAAAAAGGTGAAACAATAGTAATAATTGGCCCCAGCGGAACCGGAAAAAGTACTTTACTTATGTGTATAAATAGATTGGTAGAACCTAATTCTGGAAAAGTTTATTTGGAAGATCAAGAAATAACCTCTTCAAAAAATGTTCACCTAATTAGGCAAGAGATAGGATTTGTATTTCAGCATTTTAATTTATTTGAACATTTAACAGTTTTAGAAAACGTAAAAATCGGTCTAATCAAAGTTAAAAAGATACCCAAAAACAAAGCAACAGAGATAGCCTTACAAGAACTTGAAAGAGTGGGTTTAAAAGACAAGGCTGAACTATATCCTGCTCAACTTTCGGGTGGGCAAAAGCAAAGGGTAGCAATAGCAAGGTCTTTAGCCATGAACCCGAAATTGATGTTGTTCGATGAACCTACTTCAGCATTGGACCCTGAATTGATAGGTGAAGTTTTAAATGTTATGATTGATCTTGCAAAAAGTGGAATGACTATGGTTTGTGTAACTCATGAAATGGGTTTTGCTAGAGCTGTTGCTGATGAAATTATATTCATGGAAAAAGGGGTAATCGTTGAAAAAGGCTCACCGGAAATGATGTTCAAAAATCCGCAAAAAGAAAGAACAAAGAGCTTTTTAAACAAATTATCTCAGTTGTATGGAGAGGAAGAGAAGAAATGA
- a CDS encoding amino acid ABC transporter permease, translating into MSFIEIVQSSWSYMVQGIWVTLFLTLISVFIGLIFGVLLAIAKTYGNKFFYYFSYIYIEIIRGTPLLVQLFILYYSLPVIGIRLSPLAASIIAFFLNSSAYQAEYLRGSIQSISSGQMDAALSIGMKKWQAIRLIILPQALRRFIPSWTNEFIYLLKYSSLSYIVGAPEIMAQAKFVASRNFEFFKVYLFAAIIYFVLVTIFSEIFKYIEKRLKIPGTLTYARQ; encoded by the coding sequence ATGAGTTTTATTGAAATCGTTCAAAGTTCTTGGTCTTATATGGTTCAGGGCATATGGGTTACATTATTCTTAACCTTAATTTCTGTATTTATAGGTCTTATTTTTGGTGTGTTACTGGCTATTGCAAAAACTTATGGAAATAAATTTTTCTATTATTTCAGTTATATCTACATAGAAATAATAAGAGGCACCCCTTTGTTGGTACAACTATTTATCCTTTATTATAGTTTACCTGTCATAGGAATAAGATTATCCCCACTAGCCGCATCAATTATCGCATTTTTCTTAAACTCTTCTGCTTACCAAGCTGAGTATTTAAGAGGATCGATCCAATCTATTAGTTCTGGGCAAATGGACGCTGCACTCTCTATAGGAATGAAAAAATGGCAAGCAATAAGATTAATAATTTTACCTCAAGCCTTAAGAAGGTTTATACCTTCCTGGACCAATGAGTTCATATATCTATTAAAATATTCTTCACTTTCCTATATAGTGGGGGCTCCAGAAATAATGGCACAAGCCAAATTTGTTGCAAGTCGTAATTTTGAATTTTTCAAAGTATATTTATTTGCTGCAATTATATATTTTGTGTTAGTAACTATATTCAGTGAAATTTTTAAATACATAGAAAAAAGATTAAAGATTCCGGGAACATTAACCTATGCAAGGCAGTAA
- the argS gene encoding arginine--tRNA ligase, with the protein MEIINLVKEQIKNELSKLQIQTEDKENDFTVETPPKDEMGDFSSNVAFLLAKKMRKSPMIIAKDLAQELNNNSFFCKVEDLNGFLNFFISPEIYQRISSHIISNPRTYGKFDIGKGTNIQFEFASVNPTGPMTVAHGRQAVMGDVMANVYEEVGYNVQKEMYLNDAGRQIKLLAYSLWVRYNELLDSNYEIPEDGYKGEYLIDTAKKVLDKYGDIFKDKWNEEIENTFKKEVLEDMVKSMLETLNKIDVKFDVVFSEQLLFKNKMVEKTLEQLKSKKMVYEKEDALWFKVSELIDEDDKVLIRSKDKMPTYFCDDIAYHYYKYFRGFEKVIDIMGSDHHGHIPRMMASIKALGLPDDFLKIILHQFVNIKKGEEILRMSTRKGEFFTLDELIDNVGKDAVRYFFAMVDPDTTMNFDIDLAIKKSNENPVFYVQYAHARICSIFKEAKKRNIEFEKFLGLDLLIENEEKLLIRELSLFSNVLESSASQFKPNLLTQYLERIASRFHQFYNKHSVLNAENSQLIQGRLNLCFATKIVLQRGLSILGVTAPESM; encoded by the coding sequence ATGGAGATAATTAACCTAGTAAAAGAACAAATAAAAAATGAACTATCTAAATTGCAAATACAAACAGAAGATAAAGAGAATGACTTCACCGTTGAAACACCACCAAAAGATGAAATGGGTGATTTTTCATCTAACGTGGCATTTCTACTAGCTAAAAAGATGAGAAAATCCCCAATGATAATAGCAAAAGATTTAGCTCAAGAGCTGAATAACAACTCATTTTTTTGTAAAGTTGAAGATTTAAATGGATTTTTAAATTTTTTTATTTCACCAGAAATTTACCAAAGAATTTCTTCTCATATAATAAGTAACCCTAGAACATATGGTAAATTCGATATTGGGAAGGGAACAAACATACAGTTTGAATTTGCAAGTGTAAATCCCACAGGTCCAATGACTGTAGCCCACGGTAGACAGGCGGTTATGGGAGATGTTATGGCAAATGTATATGAAGAAGTGGGATACAATGTCCAAAAAGAGATGTACTTAAACGATGCCGGAAGACAAATAAAACTCTTAGCATACTCTCTGTGGGTGAGATACAACGAACTATTAGATTCAAACTATGAAATACCTGAAGATGGATACAAAGGGGAATACTTAATTGATACCGCTAAAAAGGTTTTAGATAAGTATGGAGACATTTTCAAAGATAAATGGAACGAAGAGATAGAAAATACCTTTAAAAAAGAAGTATTAGAAGACATGGTTAAATCTATGCTTGAAACGTTAAACAAAATAGACGTAAAGTTCGATGTAGTCTTTAGTGAACAATTACTCTTTAAGAATAAGATGGTTGAAAAAACTTTAGAACAGTTAAAATCAAAGAAAATGGTATATGAAAAAGAAGATGCTCTGTGGTTCAAGGTATCGGAACTAATAGACGAAGACGACAAAGTACTCATAAGATCCAAAGATAAAATGCCGACTTATTTTTGTGATGATATCGCATACCATTACTACAAGTATTTTAGAGGCTTTGAAAAGGTAATAGATATAATGGGATCAGACCATCATGGTCATATTCCAAGAATGATGGCATCGATTAAGGCCTTAGGTTTACCTGACGATTTTCTAAAAATAATATTGCACCAATTTGTTAATATAAAAAAAGGTGAAGAGATTTTAAGAATGTCAACAAGAAAAGGAGAATTTTTTACGTTAGACGAACTCATAGATAACGTAGGAAAAGATGCTGTTAGATACTTCTTTGCCATGGTTGACCCAGATACAACCATGAACTTTGATATAGATTTAGCCATAAAAAAATCAAATGAAAACCCCGTTTTTTATGTACAATATGCACACGCAAGAATATGTAGTATATTCAAAGAAGCAAAAAAAAGGAATATAGAATTTGAAAAATTCCTAGGTTTAGATCTTTTAATAGAAAACGAAGAAAAATTACTGATAAGAGAGTTGTCTTTATTCTCTAATGTTTTGGAAAGTTCAGCAAGTCAATTTAAACCAAACTTATTAACACAATACCTAGAAAGAATAGCTTCAAGATTCCATCAGTTTTATAACAAACATTCCGTACTTAACGCAGAAAACTCTCAATTAATACAAGGGAGATTGAACCTATGTTTTGCTACAAAAATAGTTTTGCAAAGAGGCCTATCCATTTTAGGTGTTACAGCTCCAGAAAGTATGTAA
- the rlmD gene encoding 23S rRNA (uracil(1939)-C(5))-methyltransferase RlmD, with product MNTEEFNDEINVVIEKLVYGGYALARYAGKIYMVKNAYPGEFIKIVPKQVNKNLIFADLKEVIQPSPQRVNTQCSHFPNCGGCQWLDYDYNAQIEAKTEIIKEQLTRIGKIDNSLVRNTIGSDIKYGYRNRMEFAFQNYRSLKLGLKKADSNEVLDIKKCPISPNPFDNIKNRFKDLVEKLELQIYNPKSKKGILKHLVLRRSFSKNQNMIILVTHTEYLPYENEIKQFFKKNFHPYSLIHLMNSSDKIVLRGPYRTLLGEGVLLEEFDNFTFQIPPISFFQNNYNVTDKLLKSIVSYLKDKVNNQATLLDLYSGVGLFSIYLSPLFKHIEAVENSKISVKAAISNSHINSINNIRFILANSKKYLQNNVSKKFDFAIVDPPRKGLENKEIELLSSAIKKSLIYVSCDPSTLARDLKSFVEKGFNIKIVQPFDMFPHSYHIESVAILEK from the coding sequence ATGAATACAGAAGAATTTAACGATGAGATTAACGTAGTAATAGAAAAGCTAGTGTACGGTGGGTATGCATTGGCAAGATATGCAGGAAAAATTTACATGGTTAAAAATGCTTACCCGGGTGAATTTATCAAAATTGTACCCAAACAGGTAAATAAAAATCTTATATTCGCTGATTTAAAAGAAGTAATTCAACCTTCACCACAAAGGGTAAACACTCAGTGTAGTCATTTCCCCAATTGTGGAGGTTGTCAATGGCTAGATTATGATTACAACGCTCAAATAGAAGCTAAAACAGAAATCATTAAAGAGCAACTCACAAGAATAGGTAAAATAGATAACTCTCTTGTTCGAAATACCATAGGTAGCGATATAAAATATGGTTACAGAAACAGAATGGAGTTCGCTTTTCAAAATTATCGTTCTTTAAAATTAGGATTAAAAAAAGCTGATTCAAATGAGGTATTAGATATTAAAAAATGCCCAATCTCTCCCAATCCATTTGATAATATAAAAAACAGATTTAAAGACTTAGTTGAAAAATTAGAATTACAAATATACAACCCTAAAAGCAAAAAAGGCATCTTAAAACACTTAGTATTAAGAAGGTCTTTTTCAAAAAATCAGAATATGATAATACTGGTAACCCATACAGAATATTTACCTTACGAAAATGAGATAAAACAGTTCTTCAAGAAAAATTTTCATCCATATTCTTTAATTCACCTTATGAACAGTTCTGACAAGATAGTCCTCAGAGGTCCATATAGAACACTTCTTGGTGAAGGGGTTCTTTTAGAAGAGTTTGATAACTTTACATTTCAAATACCTCCCATATCTTTTTTTCAAAACAATTACAATGTCACAGATAAACTTTTAAAATCGATAGTTTCATATTTAAAAGATAAAGTAAATAACCAAGCCACTCTTTTGGATCTTTATTCAGGAGTCGGACTTTTTTCTATCTATCTTTCCCCTCTTTTCAAGCATATAGAAGCAGTAGAAAATTCTAAGATCTCTGTTAAAGCTGCAATATCAAACTCTCATATAAACTCTATAAACAACATAAGATTCATTCTAGCTAATTCAAAAAAGTATTTACAAAACAATGTGAGCAAAAAATTCGATTTTGCAATCGTTGATCCTCCGAGAAAAGGATTAGAAAACAAAGAAATAGAACTTTTGTCTTCTGCTATAAAAAAATCACTAATATACGTTTCTTGTGATCCATCGACCCTAGCTAGAGATTTGAAATCATTTGTTGAAAAAGGATTCAATATAAAAATTGTTCAACCTTTTGATATGTTTCCTCATTCTTATCATATTGAAAGTGTTGCAATTTTAGAAAAATAA
- the aspC gene encoding aspartate aminotransferase codes for MELSKKVSSIQPSATIELNSKALELQNKGKKVTRLTAGEPDFDTPTPIVEAAYTAMKEGKTKYTDSKGIKELRSKIAEYINQKYMCEYDYNNVLVTNGGKQALFNVLLLLINPGDEIILFDPSWVSYEAQIKMVGGTPIHVKTFSKDNYVPNTKELETAITNKTKAIILNSPNNPTGAIYDKNFLSYISKLSIEKDIIIISDEVYDTLVYDDEYISMVMFKESIKNTILVNSFSKSWSMTGWRVGYTIASKELISQMAKIQSHSTSNVNTPSQYAALKALDIDNSYMVKEFKKRRDYLFEEFSKLGLKFIKPKGAFYYFLDISDFGLSDKEFCDKLLNYGLAVVPGSAFYYDGYIRLSFAASMEDLKNAVEILKTFIDDLEKKTI; via the coding sequence GTGGAGTTATCTAAAAAGGTATCATCCATTCAACCATCTGCAACTATTGAATTAAACTCAAAAGCCTTGGAGTTACAAAACAAAGGAAAAAAAGTAACAAGACTAACAGCCGGAGAACCAGATTTCGACACCCCAACTCCAATAGTTGAAGCGGCCTATACCGCAATGAAAGAAGGAAAAACAAAATACACAGACAGCAAAGGTATAAAAGAACTTCGATCCAAAATAGCTGAATACATAAACCAAAAATATATGTGCGAGTACGATTATAACAATGTATTAGTCACTAATGGGGGGAAACAAGCTCTATTCAATGTATTATTACTACTCATTAATCCCGGCGATGAAATAATATTATTTGATCCGTCGTGGGTAAGTTATGAGGCCCAAATAAAAATGGTTGGTGGAACACCTATCCATGTTAAAACCTTTTCAAAAGATAATTATGTTCCAAATACTAAAGAATTAGAAACTGCTATAACAAACAAAACCAAAGCGATTATTCTAAACTCTCCAAACAATCCAACAGGAGCAATTTATGATAAAAACTTCCTATCTTACATTTCAAAATTATCCATAGAAAAAGACATAATAATAATAAGCGATGAGGTATATGATACTCTTGTATATGATGATGAATATATATCCATGGTAATGTTCAAAGAATCAATAAAAAACACAATATTAGTAAACAGTTTTTCAAAAAGTTGGTCTATGACGGGATGGAGAGTAGGCTATACAATCGCAAGTAAAGAACTCATCTCACAAATGGCAAAAATTCAATCTCATTCAACTTCTAACGTCAACACGCCTTCTCAATATGCTGCTTTAAAGGCTTTAGATATAGATAATTCATACATGGTTAAAGAGTTCAAAAAGCGAAGAGACTATCTATTTGAAGAATTCAGTAAATTGGGGTTAAAGTTCATCAAACCAAAAGGAGCTTTCTATTATTTTTTAGATATATCTGACTTTGGATTATCTGATAAAGAATTCTGTGATAAATTACTTAACTATGGTCTAGCAGTTGTACCCGGATCAGCCTTTTATTATGATGGATACATAAGATTATCTTTTGCTGCTTCTATGGAAGACTTAAAAAATGCCGTAGAAATCTTAAAAACTTTTATAGACGATTTGGAGAAAAAAACAATATGA
- a CDS encoding GlmL-related ornithine degradation protein, whose product MKVDLLVAEIGSTTTVITAYKIKEKNIEIISQSESYTTIDEGDVTIGIEKAIKVMKEKLNEEISWNKFLATSSAAGGLSMTVHGLVYDMTVRAAKEAALGAGAILKYITAGKLREKQLERIVKINPKLILLSGGVDYGEEETILHNAEKLSELPLNAPIIYAGNPAIKEEIKEIFKEKNKKIILTENVYPKIDRLNVEPARKIIQEVFSKHIIHAPGMEKIYSIVDEEVIPTPAAVMNTTELLNEIYGDVLTVDIGGATTDIDSVTDGSPEIQKILISPEPRSKRTVDGDMGIYVNAPNVVEMIGEDDVKKSFPNYPEIMKNLTAYPKNEQEEKFAAYLAKYCFITSLKRHAGRIEYMFTATGRKKVAYGKDLTNVKIIFGTGGILSRSKYRKEIFQALKQLKNSEDLLIPPKNVAFGYDKNYIFANIGVISKLDKEIAKRILKNNIDISSL is encoded by the coding sequence ATGAAAGTAGACCTTTTAGTTGCTGAAATAGGGAGTACAACAACCGTAATAACTGCATACAAAATAAAAGAAAAAAATATTGAAATAATCTCCCAAAGCGAAAGTTACACAACAATAGATGAAGGAGACGTTACAATAGGCATCGAAAAAGCCATAAAAGTTATGAAAGAAAAATTAAATGAAGAAATAAGCTGGAACAAATTTCTTGCCACATCTTCTGCAGCAGGTGGATTAAGTATGACTGTACATGGACTCGTCTATGATATGACTGTAAGAGCTGCAAAAGAAGCAGCATTAGGTGCCGGAGCGATATTAAAGTACATAACAGCAGGGAAATTAAGAGAAAAACAATTAGAAAGAATAGTTAAAATAAATCCAAAATTAATACTACTATCAGGTGGTGTTGACTATGGAGAGGAAGAAACTATCCTACATAACGCTGAAAAACTTTCAGAACTTCCACTTAATGCTCCAATAATCTATGCCGGAAACCCAGCAATCAAAGAAGAAATTAAAGAAATATTCAAAGAAAAAAACAAAAAGATTATCTTAACAGAAAATGTTTACCCTAAAATAGACCGATTAAACGTAGAACCTGCAAGAAAAATAATTCAAGAAGTATTCTCAAAACATATAATCCACGCTCCTGGAATGGAAAAAATATACAGTATTGTAGATGAAGAAGTAATACCAACCCCAGCTGCTGTGATGAACACAACAGAACTACTAAACGAAATATATGGGGACGTATTAACAGTAGACATAGGAGGAGCAACAACAGATATAGACTCAGTAACAGATGGATCACCTGAAATACAAAAGATACTAATCTCACCTGAACCAAGGTCAAAAAGAACGGTAGACGGAGATATGGGGATATATGTAAACGCACCAAATGTTGTTGAAATGATAGGTGAAGATGATGTCAAAAAATCATTTCCTAATTACCCTGAAATAATGAAAAATCTCACTGCATATCCCAAAAATGAACAAGAAGAAAAATTTGCAGCATATCTTGCAAAATACTGTTTTATAACCTCTTTAAAAAGGCATGCCGGAAGAATCGAATATATGTTTACCGCAACAGGAAGAAAAAAAGTAGCATACGGAAAAGACTTAACTAATGTGAAGATCATCTTTGGAACAGGTGGAATACTATCTAGATCAAAATATAGAAAAGAAATATTTCAAGCTCTAAAACAGCTAAAAAACTCAGAAGATCTGTTAATACCTCCTAAAAATGTGGCTTTTGGATACGACAAAAACTACATATTTGCTAATATAGGAGTAATCTCTAAACTAGACAAAGAAATCGCGAAAAGAATACTAAAAAACAACATAGACATTAGCTCTCTTTAG